The window TTGGCCGGATGGCGCTGATGCTGTCGCTGCCGCTGGTCGCGCTCGGCGGACACCTGACGCTCTGGTACCTCTACGGCGTCGTCGGGCTCTCCGGGGTGCTCACCGTGCTGTTCACCGTGGCCTACCGCAGCCGGCTCCCCCGGCTCGTCGCGGCCGACCAGCTCGTCGACGCCAACGCGAAACTCGGGATGAGCCAGGAGTTCGCCGAACTCGCCGGCGCGAGCATCGGCGGTGCGCTGATCGGACTCGTCGGCGCAGCCAGGACGTTCTTCAGCAACGGACTCGCCTTCCTGGTCAGCGCGCTGACCCTGTGGCTGATCCGGGAGACACCGGCCGAACGGGAACCGGCCGGACCGGAGACCGAACGGGTCGGGTTGCGGGTCGCGATGACCGAGGGCCTGGCCTTCATCCGCCACCAGCCGATCCTGGGTTCGATCCTGGCCTGTACGACCACGTCCAACTTCTTCGTCATGGCCTCGGGCTCCATCGAGGTCACCTTCATGGTCCGCGAGCTGGACGCCTCGTCCATGCTGGTCGGACTCGTCTTCACGCTCAGCGCGCTCGGCGGCCTGGTGGCCGGCGCCCTGGCCAGCCGCCTGTCCCGCTGGATCGGATCCGCCCGGATCATCTGGGTGGCGATGGCGGCGCCGGGACCGCTGTACCTGCTGATGCCGCTGGCACAGCCCGGCTGGGGGGTGCTGCTCTACGGCATCGGACTCGCCGCGTTCTCCGCCAACGCGGTCCTGTTCAACGTGGCGGCGATGACGTACCGGCAGCGCATCACCCCGCCCGGTCTGCTCGGCCGGGTCAACGCGTCGTTCCTGTGGATCTGCCTCGGGGCGGTTCCGCTCGGCGCACTGTTCGGGGGTGCACTCGCCAGTCACCTGGGTCTGCGGGCGACGCTGTGGATCTGCGTACTCGGCACCTGGAGTGCGGCCCTGTTCGTCTTCTTCTCGCCGCTGCGGAAGATGCGGGACATGGCGGTGGCGTGAGGTGCCCGGCGACTTGCCCCGAGGCGCGGCTTGCCCGGAGGTGTCAGCCGAACCAGGTCATCGCCTGGCCGTGGCCCCGGGTCCAGGCGAGCGGCTTCCCGTCGAGCGCGAGCACGTTGTGCAGCGCCTCGCCCGGCGGCTGCGGCAGGTGGTCGTAGGGCAGGACGTCCGGCGCCTCGTTCGCGATCCAGTGTCCCGGCAGGTCGCGTACCAGCTCGACGAACGCCTCCCGGCGCGGCACCGGCACCTGGTAGAGCACCGAGGTGTGGAACACCACCAGCGTCGCGTCGGCCGGCGCCCGTGCGGCCAGCGCCGGCAGGTCGTCCACCAGATCACCGCGTACGAGCAACGGCGGCTCGGCCGAGGCGACGGCAGCCGCGGCTCGTAAACGGGCCCGGCGGTGCGTGTGCTCGGGCCAGATGAGCGAGTCGAGCCACCCCACGTCCGCCGGGTCGGTCACGTCGAGCGGGTTCAGGTCCAGGCCACCCCGCCACACCACCTCCGGTACGCCGACCGGCAGCGGCACCCCCGTCGCCTCGCACTCCAGCAGCGGCGCCCCGGTCGCCTCGCGCTCCAGGAGCGGCTCGCCCGTGCCGAGCACCCTGTCCCCGTAGCGGTAGGCGTACCGGTCGGGATATAGGCAGAGTCCGGCCGACGCACCGACCTCCAGCAGGGCGAGCGGCTGCGGCAGCGCGGCGAGCACCGGCAGCAGTACGGCACACCGCCCGGCCTCGTTCGTCTGGGTGGCCCTGGCCCGCATCTGTGCCTCGATCGCCGGCCAGTTCTGCACCACGTACCCGTGGAACGCGGCCGGATCGTCAACCGGGCCACCGAGCAGCCGTACGACGCCGAACAGCAGGTTCGGTTGCCGCTTGGCCGGCGGGAGCGTACCGAGCAGTTCGATGACCTCGTCGTCACGGGCGACCGCGAGCGACAGTCGCTCGTACGCGGGCGACACCCCGCGCGCCTCACGTACCCCGAACTCGACGTAGGTCTCCGCGATCGTCATTCCCCGATGATCG of the Micromonospora sp. NBC_01796 genome contains:
- a CDS encoding DUF2332 domain-containing protein, whose translation is MTIAETYVEFGVREARGVSPAYERLSLAVARDDEVIELLGTLPPAKRQPNLLFGVVRLLGGPVDDPAAFHGYVVQNWPAIEAQMRARATQTNEAGRCAVLLPVLAALPQPLALLEVGASAGLCLYPDRYAYRYGDRVLGTGEPLLEREATGAPLLECEATGVPLPVGVPEVVWRGGLDLNPLDVTDPADVGWLDSLIWPEHTHRRARLRAAAAVASAEPPLLVRGDLVDDLPALAARAPADATLVVFHTSVLYQVPVPRREAFVELVRDLPGHWIANEAPDVLPYDHLPQPPGEALHNVLALDGKPLAWTRGHGQAMTWFG
- a CDS encoding MFS transporter, producing the protein MTRQLAPPARAGTAGPASLWRSRNFLLLWSGQTVSELGTRISGIAIPLLAANDLDASVFQISLLTFLAWLPYLLFSLPAGILADRVDQRRLMIFCDLGRMALMLSLPLVALGGHLTLWYLYGVVGLSGVLTVLFTVAYRSRLPRLVAADQLVDANAKLGMSQEFAELAGASIGGALIGLVGAARTFFSNGLAFLVSALTLWLIRETPAEREPAGPETERVGLRVAMTEGLAFIRHQPILGSILACTTTSNFFVMASGSIEVTFMVRELDASSMLVGLVFTLSALGGLVAGALASRLSRWIGSARIIWVAMAAPGPLYLLMPLAQPGWGVLLYGIGLAAFSANAVLFNVAAMTYRQRITPPGLLGRVNASFLWICLGAVPLGALFGGALASHLGLRATLWICVLGTWSAALFVFFSPLRKMRDMAVA